A genomic segment from Brevundimonas sp. SORGH_AS_0993 encodes:
- a CDS encoding NAD(P)/FAD-dependent oxidoreductase, which yields MTGQSTARPSTARAGEDGRPLRIAVVGSGISALSCAWLLSRRHEVTVYEQADRLGGHTNTVEVQTAAAATPVDTGFIVFNDATYPNLVALFDHLGVQSRATDMSFAVSLDEGRFEYAAPALFAQRRNAFRPRFWNMLREILRFYRMAPAQLSSLSDPNLTLGDYLKREGFSEAFRDDHLLPMAAAIWSSPAHTLLDYPAESFIRFCGNHGLLNLTGRPVWRTVQGGSRTYVARLVQDLGDGIRLSRGAARVRRLDDGVEVLDSHGGIERFDHVVIGAHADQALAMLAEPTPAERLLLGAFRYSRNLTVLHSDAGLMPRRRRAWAAWNYIGVEGGLCVSYWMNRLQGLTGPDLFVTLNPPRPPRPEMLLRTEIYEHPIFDPAAVQAQKMLWSLQGQGGVWYCGAHFGAGFHEDGLQSGLAVAEQLGGVRRPWTVADESGRIHIAPTAVDLARAA from the coding sequence ATGACAGGCCAATCGACCGCGCGCCCCTCGACCGCGCGCGCAGGCGAAGACGGCCGCCCGCTGCGGATCGCCGTCGTCGGCTCTGGCATATCGGCGCTGTCGTGCGCCTGGCTGTTGTCCCGGCGCCATGAGGTGACGGTCTATGAACAGGCCGACCGTCTGGGGGGCCACACCAATACGGTCGAGGTCCAGACCGCAGCCGCCGCAACGCCGGTCGATACGGGCTTCATCGTCTTCAACGACGCCACCTATCCCAATCTCGTGGCCCTGTTCGACCATCTTGGCGTCCAGAGCCGGGCCACGGACATGTCCTTCGCCGTCTCCCTGGACGAAGGGCGTTTCGAATACGCCGCCCCCGCCCTGTTCGCCCAGCGCCGCAACGCCTTCCGCCCGCGCTTCTGGAACATGTTGCGCGAGATTCTGCGCTTCTACCGCATGGCCCCGGCGCAGTTGTCGTCTCTGAGCGATCCCAACCTGACCTTGGGCGACTATCTGAAGCGCGAGGGCTTCAGCGAGGCGTTCCGCGACGATCATCTGCTGCCGATGGCCGCCGCCATCTGGTCCTCGCCCGCCCACACCTTGCTGGACTATCCGGCCGAGAGCTTCATCCGTTTCTGCGGCAATCACGGTCTGCTGAATCTGACAGGCCGTCCCGTCTGGCGCACGGTCCAGGGCGGCAGCCGGACCTATGTGGCCCGGCTGGTCCAGGATCTGGGCGACGGGATTCGCCTGTCACGCGGCGCGGCGCGGGTCCGGCGACTGGACGACGGGGTCGAAGTTCTGGATTCCCACGGCGGAATCGAGCGTTTCGACCACGTCGTCATCGGCGCCCATGCCGATCAGGCCCTGGCCATGCTGGCCGAACCGACGCCGGCCGAACGTCTCTTGCTGGGCGCCTTCCGTTACAGCCGCAATCTCACCGTTCTACATTCGGACGCCGGCCTTATGCCGCGTCGGCGCCGCGCCTGGGCGGCCTGGAACTATATCGGGGTCGAGGGCGGCCTGTGCGTCAGCTATTGGATGAACCGGCTTCAGGGCCTGACTGGACCCGACCTGTTCGTCACCCTGAATCCGCCGCGCCCGCCCCGACCCGAGATGCTGTTGCGCACTGAAATCTACGAACACCCCATCTTCGACCCGGCCGCCGTCCAGGCGCAGAAAATGTTGTGGAGCCTCCAGGGCCAGGGCGGCGTATGGTACTGCGGCGCCCACTTCGGCGCGGGTTTTCACGAGGACGGCCTCCAATCCGGCCTCGCGGTCGCGGAACAACTGGGCGGCGTGCGTCGTCCATGGACCGTCGCCGACGAAAGCGGACGCATCCATATCGCGCCCACCGCTGTCGACCTGGCCCGCGCGGCGTGA
- a CDS encoding biliverdin-producing heme oxygenase, producing the protein MRGSFQEQFGLGEPPVHARQALREATRPDHDAVDAAFSRYDLTHADGYADFLAAQARVFAPVETALDAAGVEALVPDWPLRRRADRLSDDLARLGRPTVFGDIDLRLTGPAAVLGALYVLEGSRLGGALLSRSAPQGAPTRFLIDDDRAARWRALVDLIDRRLTRPQDIDDAVTAARAVFQIFLAAAQREHGQ; encoded by the coding sequence ATGAGAGGTTCGTTCCAAGAGCAATTCGGCCTGGGCGAACCGCCTGTTCACGCCCGTCAGGCGCTGCGTGAGGCGACACGTCCCGACCATGATGCGGTCGACGCCGCCTTCTCTCGCTACGACCTGACCCATGCGGACGGTTACGCAGATTTCCTGGCGGCCCAGGCCCGGGTGTTCGCCCCGGTGGAGACGGCTTTGGACGCCGCCGGCGTCGAGGCCCTGGTCCCCGATTGGCCTCTGCGCCGGCGCGCGGATCGCCTGTCGGACGATCTCGCGCGTCTGGGTCGGCCGACCGTCTTCGGCGACATCGACCTGCGCCTGACCGGCCCCGCCGCCGTCCTCGGCGCGCTTTACGTGCTTGAAGGCTCGCGTCTGGGCGGCGCCCTTCTGAGCCGCAGCGCGCCCCAGGGCGCGCCCACCCGCTTTCTGATCGACGACGACCGCGCCGCCCGCTGGCGCGCCCTGGTCGATTTGATCGACCGACGCCTGACCCGCCCCCAGGATATCGACGACGCCGTGACGGCGGCCCGTGCGGTGTTCCAGATTTTTCTGGCCGCCGCGCAGCGGGAACACGGCCAATGA
- a CDS encoding DUF1295 domain-containing protein, with protein sequence MVLIVCAILAAVALTLAWLIVRLAGDGGWTDVVWTLSVGAIGALAALWPAPEAVWTRQGLAALLIGLWALRLGGYIALRTARSNTPDPRYEDFKKEWGGWELKAWGFLMIQAATVVVLATSVRAAAVRPEAVLGWRDALAAIIVLVAVGGEALADRQMAAFRRNPSNKGKVADTGLWAWSRHPNYFFEWTVWLAWPIMALADGYVFGWLSLLAPILMWWLLNHVSGVPMLEAQMLKSRPQAYRAYQARVSRFLPWPPKAR encoded by the coding sequence TTGGTTCTGATCGTCTGCGCGATCCTGGCGGCGGTCGCCCTGACTCTGGCCTGGCTGATCGTGCGTCTGGCGGGGGATGGCGGCTGGACCGACGTGGTCTGGACCCTGTCCGTCGGCGCGATCGGCGCCCTGGCGGCTCTGTGGCCCGCGCCTGAAGCGGTCTGGACGCGCCAGGGGCTGGCCGCGTTGCTGATCGGCCTGTGGGCGCTGAGGCTGGGCGGCTATATCGCCCTCAGGACCGCGCGGTCCAACACGCCCGACCCGCGCTACGAGGACTTCAAGAAGGAATGGGGCGGCTGGGAACTGAAGGCTTGGGGGTTTCTGATGATCCAGGCCGCTACGGTCGTCGTCCTGGCGACATCGGTGCGCGCGGCGGCCGTTCGCCCTGAGGCGGTCTTGGGATGGCGCGACGCCTTGGCGGCGATCATCGTCCTGGTCGCGGTCGGGGGCGAGGCTCTGGCGGATCGTCAGATGGCCGCCTTCCGCCGAAATCCGTCGAACAAGGGCAAGGTGGCCGACACGGGACTGTGGGCCTGGTCCCGGCACCCGAACTACTTCTTCGAATGGACGGTGTGGCTGGCGTGGCCGATCATGGCCCTGGCCGACGGCTATGTCTTCGGCTGGCTTTCGCTGCTGGCGCCGATCCTTATGTGGTGGCTGCTGAACCATGTCAGCGGCGTACCGATGCTGGAGGCCCAGATGCTGAAATCCCGGCCCCAGGCCTACCGCGCCTATCAGGCCCGCGTGTCGCGCTTCCTGCCCTGGCCGCCCAAGGCGCGCTGA
- a CDS encoding metallophosphoesterase — MTPSPDMPAEPAASPAGQTPQPGMDAGPGQRLRVAAVGDLHVGETTQRVYRDLFERVHEDADVLCLCGDLVNFGKSVEVENLLEDLRACRIPMVGVLGNHEHDCGQPEEVTRLLTDAGVRMLTGEAYEIEGVGFAGGKGFVGGFGRYMLSSFGETSIKTFVQEAVEDANLIENSIRTLRTERSVVLLHYSPVVDTVVGEPPEIHPFLGSSRLAEVIDRYENVKLVVHGHAHRGAPQGRTARGVPVYNVALPVLRTLSDTPYRVFEI, encoded by the coding sequence ATGACCCCGTCGCCTGATATGCCGGCCGAACCCGCAGCCTCACCCGCAGGCCAGACGCCCCAGCCCGGCATGGACGCCGGACCCGGACAGCGGCTGCGCGTCGCCGCCGTCGGCGACCTGCACGTCGGCGAGACGACCCAGCGCGTCTACCGCGACCTGTTCGAGCGGGTGCATGAAGACGCGGACGTGCTGTGCCTGTGCGGCGACCTGGTCAATTTCGGCAAGAGTGTCGAGGTCGAGAATCTGCTGGAGGACCTGCGCGCCTGCCGCATTCCCATGGTCGGCGTCCTGGGCAATCACGAACACGACTGCGGCCAGCCGGAAGAGGTGACACGCCTGTTGACCGACGCCGGCGTCCGGATGCTGACCGGCGAAGCCTACGAGATCGAAGGCGTCGGCTTCGCGGGCGGCAAGGGCTTCGTCGGCGGCTTCGGCCGCTACATGCTGAGCTCCTTCGGAGAGACCTCGATCAAGACCTTCGTTCAGGAGGCGGTGGAGGACGCCAATCTGATCGAGAACTCGATCCGCACCCTGCGCACCGAACGCAGCGTCGTCCTGCTGCACTATTCGCCTGTTGTCGACACGGTGGTCGGCGAGCCGCCAGAGATTCATCCCTTCCTGGGCTCCTCGCGCCTGGCCGAGGTCATCGACCGCTACGAAAACGTCAAGCTGGTGGTCCACGGCCACGCCCATCGCGGCGCGCCCCAGGGCCGCACGGCGCGCGGCGTGCCCGTTTACAACGTCGCCCTGCCGGTCCTTCGCACCCTGAGCGACACGCCCTACCGCGTGTTCGAAATTTGA
- the ligD gene encoding DNA ligase D yields the protein MSDKLAPYRAKRDFNRTAEPRGKQGRTKGEGGAYLIQRHAATRLHYDFRIEHDGVLKSWAVTKAPSRDPAVKRLAVEVEDHPLAYGTFEGTIPQGDYGGGTVQLWDRGAWTPQEPDVEAALKRGSLKMTLDGERLSGGWALVRLKSDRGKPSKRNNWLLIKEKDEHAVPGEGDANMEIDASVTTGRTLAEIAAGNVSWPTRPKAGAARTQAKSAPKPKPAAKPTARKKASGPHAFLPLQLCKTADHPPGGAGWVHEIKFDGYRIQISTGGGQARLYTRKGLDWSDRFPELARDAAAWPEGVWDGEVCALNAENAPDFSALQTALSEQKTGSLVFFAFDLLRDGDEDLRDLPLARRKARLEALVDRVPAKARGRLRYVDHFGASGQAVLESACRMDLEGVISKQLDAPYRGGRSATWVKSKCRGRDEVVIGGWSSEAGRFRSLLVGTMKGGGLTYLGRVGTGYSAALMKTLRPALEAAAADASPFVGRTAPSGRGVHWVKPILIAEVEHGGYTEAGALRQAAFKGLREDKTANEVTARPQAPTTTRSGRTVVAGVTLSNPDKVLWPATDRTPEVTKVELAAFYEKAAARLLAHVGDRPLSIIRAPDGIAGQTFFQRHAGPGGGPRLKRFEVGDRQPYVGVTDVGGLVALAQSGGLELHPWGCRPDDPETPDQVTFDLDPDTAVDFAAVIAAAKAVKARLEDLGLTPFVKTTGGKGLHVVAPIRSDSRSRVDWDQCKAFAKAVAEAMRQDAPERFTTTLAKKARGGKIFIDYLRNGRMATAVAPWSPRARPGAPLAMPIGWSQVKAGLDPRVFTLPEADKLLKKPDPWADFRKAEASLRPALKALRL from the coding sequence ATGTCCGACAAGCTGGCGCCTTACCGCGCCAAACGCGACTTCAACCGCACCGCCGAGCCGCGCGGGAAACAAGGGCGGACCAAGGGCGAGGGCGGGGCCTATCTGATCCAGCGGCACGCCGCGACGCGCCTGCACTACGACTTCCGCATCGAACACGACGGAGTGCTGAAGTCCTGGGCCGTGACCAAGGCGCCGTCGCGCGATCCGGCCGTCAAAAGGCTGGCGGTGGAGGTTGAGGATCACCCCCTGGCCTATGGGACGTTCGAGGGGACGATCCCTCAAGGCGACTACGGCGGCGGCACGGTGCAGCTGTGGGATCGGGGGGCCTGGACCCCGCAGGAGCCGGACGTGGAGGCGGCGCTGAAGCGCGGCTCCCTGAAGATGACTTTGGACGGGGAGCGGCTGTCCGGAGGCTGGGCCCTGGTGCGGCTGAAGTCCGATCGCGGCAAGCCGTCCAAGCGCAACAACTGGCTGCTGATCAAGGAAAAGGACGAGCATGCCGTCCCCGGCGAGGGCGACGCCAATATGGAGATCGACGCCTCGGTGACTACGGGCCGCACGCTGGCCGAGATCGCGGCCGGGAACGTCAGCTGGCCGACGCGGCCCAAGGCCGGGGCCGCCAGGACCCAGGCGAAATCGGCGCCCAAACCGAAGCCGGCGGCCAAGCCGACAGCCAGGAAGAAGGCGTCGGGGCCGCACGCCTTTTTGCCGTTGCAGCTCTGCAAGACCGCCGACCATCCGCCCGGCGGCGCGGGCTGGGTCCATGAGATCAAGTTCGACGGCTATCGCATCCAGATTTCGACCGGCGGCGGCCAGGCGCGGCTCTATACACGCAAGGGTCTGGACTGGAGCGACCGTTTCCCGGAACTGGCGCGCGACGCCGCCGCCTGGCCCGAGGGCGTGTGGGACGGCGAGGTCTGCGCCCTGAACGCGGAGAACGCTCCTGACTTTTCGGCCTTGCAGACGGCCCTGTCGGAACAGAAGACGGGGAGCCTGGTCTTCTTCGCCTTCGACCTGCTGCGGGACGGGGACGAAGACCTGCGCGACCTGCCCCTGGCGCGCCGCAAGGCCCGGCTGGAGGCTCTGGTCGATCGCGTCCCGGCCAAGGCGCGCGGACGCCTGCGCTATGTCGATCACTTCGGCGCCTCGGGTCAGGCCGTGCTGGAAAGCGCCTGCCGCATGGACCTGGAAGGGGTGATCTCCAAACAGCTGGACGCCCCCTATCGCGGGGGCCGGTCCGCAACCTGGGTGAAGTCGAAATGCCGAGGGCGCGACGAGGTGGTGATCGGTGGCTGGTCGTCCGAGGCGGGGCGGTTCCGCTCCCTTCTGGTCGGGACGATGAAGGGGGGCGGCCTGACCTATCTGGGCCGGGTCGGCACGGGCTATTCCGCCGCCCTGATGAAGACGCTGCGCCCGGCCTTGGAGGCGGCGGCAGCCGATGCGTCGCCTTTCGTGGGCCGGACGGCGCCGTCGGGGCGCGGGGTCCATTGGGTCAAGCCGATCCTGATCGCGGAGGTGGAGCACGGGGGCTATACCGAGGCGGGGGCGCTGCGTCAGGCGGCGTTCAAGGGCCTGCGCGAAGACAAGACGGCGAACGAGGTGACGGCCCGGCCCCAGGCTCCGACGACGACCCGGTCAGGCCGCACCGTAGTCGCGGGCGTGACCCTGTCCAATCCGGACAAGGTGTTGTGGCCGGCCACGGATCGCACGCCCGAGGTGACGAAGGTCGAGCTTGCGGCTTTTTACGAAAAGGCGGCGGCGCGGCTTCTGGCCCATGTCGGCGACCGGCCCCTGTCGATCATCCGCGCGCCCGACGGCATCGCGGGCCAGACCTTCTTCCAGCGCCACGCAGGGCCCGGCGGCGGCCCGCGCCTGAAGCGGTTCGAGGTGGGGGATCGCCAACCCTATGTCGGGGTGACGGACGTGGGCGGCCTGGTCGCCCTGGCCCAGTCCGGCGGGCTGGAGCTGCATCCCTGGGGCTGCCGGCCCGACGACCCAGAGACGCCCGACCAGGTGACATTCGACCTGGACCCCGACACGGCCGTCGATTTCGCCGCCGTGATCGCAGCGGCGAAGGCGGTGAAGGCCAGGCTGGAGGATCTGGGTCTGACGCCCTTCGTCAAGACCACCGGGGGCAAGGGGCTGCATGTCGTGGCGCCCATCCGCTCCGACAGCCGCAGCCGGGTGGACTGGGACCAGTGCAAGGCTTTCGCCAAGGCCGTGGCCGAAGCCATGCGTCAGGACGCGCCCGAGCGTTTCACCACCACCTTGGCCAAGAAGGCGCGAGGCGGGAAGATCTTCATCGACTATCTGCGGAACGGGCGGATGGCCACGGCGGTCGCGCCTTGGTCGCCGCGCGCGCGGCCCGGCGCGCCCCTGGCCATGCCGATCGGCTGGAGCCAGGTGAAGGCGGGCCTCGATCCCCGCGTCTTCACCCTGCCCGAGGCGGACAAGCTGCTGAAAAAGCCCGACCCTTGGGCTGATTTTCGCAAGGCCGAGGCCAGCCTGCGGCCGGCGTTGAAAGCCCTCCGACTTTAA
- a CDS encoding Ku protein codes for MPGRTPGRPLWQGHLKLSLVTCPVALYPATNSSAHVSFHLINPDTNNRIRMVPTDPDAGPVERSDLVKGYEVSKDEYVLFSDADFDKVRLDSTRTIGIDQFVDVADIDRVYWDAPFYVVPDQGVGVEAFAVIRDAMKSAGKVAIGSLVLRGRERQLALEVRDKGLIAWSLRSHEEVRDADDYFDDIPSVKADKDMVEIAGRIIAQKEAPFDPSKFVDRYDDALRAMIKAKQKGGKGVVAAPEPDDTNVIDLMAALKNSLKGAARPTAKAVAPKKTAAKKAAKPAARKKTSAGKAA; via the coding sequence ATGCCCGGACGCACCCCCGGCCGCCCCCTGTGGCAGGGCCATCTGAAACTGTCGCTCGTGACCTGCCCGGTCGCCCTCTATCCCGCGACCAACTCCAGCGCCCACGTCAGCTTTCACTTGATCAATCCCGACACCAACAACCGCATCCGCATGGTCCCCACCGACCCCGACGCGGGACCGGTGGAGCGATCGGACCTGGTCAAGGGCTATGAGGTGTCCAAGGACGAATACGTCCTGTTCAGCGACGCCGACTTCGACAAGGTCCGGCTAGACAGTACGCGCACCATCGGCATCGACCAGTTCGTGGACGTGGCCGACATCGACCGGGTCTATTGGGACGCCCCCTTCTATGTCGTGCCCGACCAGGGAGTGGGGGTGGAGGCCTTCGCCGTCATCCGCGACGCGATGAAGTCGGCCGGAAAGGTCGCCATCGGCAGCCTGGTCCTGCGCGGACGCGAACGCCAACTGGCCCTGGAGGTGCGCGACAAGGGGCTGATCGCCTGGTCGCTGCGGTCCCACGAAGAGGTGCGCGACGCCGACGACTATTTCGACGACATCCCGTCGGTGAAGGCCGACAAGGACATGGTCGAGATCGCCGGCCGGATCATCGCCCAGAAGGAAGCCCCGTTCGATCCGTCCAAATTCGTCGATCGTTACGACGACGCCCTGCGCGCCATGATCAAGGCCAAGCAGAAGGGCGGCAAGGGCGTGGTCGCCGCGCCCGAACCGGACGACACCAATGTCATCGACCTGATGGCCGCTCTGAAAAACAGCCTGAAGGGCGCCGCCCGTCCCACCGCCAAGGCGGTCGCGCCGAAGAAGACGGCTGCGAAGAAGGCCGCGAAGCCTGCCGCGCGCAAGAAGACCTCGGCGGGCAAGGCGGCCTAG
- a CDS encoding sigma-70 family RNA polymerase sigma factor — protein MSASTGAGDENSRLIQAVAMTRDREAFARLFGYFAPRLKAYLMRAGATASAAEDFAQDAMLTVWRKADLFDPTRASAATWIFTIARNRRLDMLRKESRQPPAPEFSLLPEEPERPDDLLSGAEEAARLNAALRQLSPDHIEVLRLAFFQGDTHSEIARHLNLPLGTVKSRIRKAMIKLRIALEPLRGPQ, from the coding sequence ATGAGCGCCTCGACGGGCGCCGGAGACGAGAACAGCCGTCTGATCCAGGCGGTGGCGATGACCCGCGACCGAGAGGCTTTCGCCCGGCTGTTCGGCTATTTCGCACCTCGGTTGAAGGCCTATCTGATGCGGGCCGGCGCCACGGCCAGCGCGGCCGAGGATTTCGCGCAGGACGCCATGCTGACGGTCTGGCGCAAGGCCGATTTGTTCGATCCGACAAGAGCCAGCGCGGCGACCTGGATTTTCACCATTGCGCGCAACCGGCGCCTGGACATGCTGCGCAAGGAATCGCGCCAGCCCCCCGCGCCCGAGTTCAGCCTTCTGCCCGAGGAGCCCGAACGCCCTGACGACCTGTTGTCGGGAGCCGAGGAGGCGGCTCGGCTGAACGCCGCCCTGCGCCAGTTGTCGCCCGATCATATCGAGGTGCTGCGCCTGGCATTTTTCCAAGGCGACACCCATTCCGAGATCGCCCGTCATTTGAACCTTCCTCTGGGAACCGTGAAGTCCCGCATCCGCAAGGCCATGATCAAGCTCCGCATCGCCCTGGAACCGCTGCGAGGTCCGCAATGA
- a CDS encoding HWE histidine kinase domain-containing protein — MTDSPFGSVDLTNCDREPIHLLGAIQPIGFLLVLTQDWMVERASANIEEFLGLTAQEVIGRPLDGLFDDEAIHTLRNRVTMLRGVDAVERMFHHPLMPGRPPFDIAVHVSDGRIVIEAQPSSELSGDATNTVRSMIARLDQAPDLMRFLDEGARLVRALTGIDRVMIYRFAEDGSGEVAAESAKAGIGSFKGLHYPASDIPRQARELYRRNLLRIICDIEAAPVPVLPARDGEGRLLDLSLSVLRSVSPIHIEYLRNMDVRASMSISIIVDDRLWGLFACHHYSPMAPSFERRSVYELLAQMFSMRLESRERKELVEFERRARDIADQLLGAVASDDTLLNDPDWLSEILTSAIPADGVGVWINGSHAFSGVTPDAGTFRRIVARLTEISPDRVYGADQISRLVPDAPPSEAAGLLAIPISRAAPNFVILFRQELIRSVRWGGDPHKPVEYGPNGPRLTPRASFEEWKETVVGRARDFSASEKRVAETLRATLIEVVLRMADEATIQRQQANERQELLIAELNHRVRNILGIIRGLIRQSKPHDNSIESFVTMVDGRIHALARAHNQITDDHWGPAPLQALIDAEAAAFLAEGPERIRSTGGHVLLNPQAYSTMALVIHELVTNSAKYGSLSDSGLVDIDWRFNPAGDLLVEWREQGGPPVRPPSRKGFGSTIIDRSVPYDLGGESSIDYPPEGVIVRLRIPARHVSERGRDQARSIRFPRTSIGHPTPPPTTILKGQRMLLVEDSLIIAMDAEDVLNRLGAASVLTASTVDAALDFIAASPPTLAVLDINLGDHTSYPVANRLKELGVPFLFASGYGEQAKLPAAHADRPILQKPYTLENVARALDALVAPDAAED, encoded by the coding sequence ATGACCGATTCACCTTTTGGATCGGTCGATCTGACCAACTGCGACCGCGAACCGATCCATCTGCTGGGCGCGATCCAGCCGATCGGCTTCCTGCTCGTCCTCACTCAGGACTGGATGGTCGAACGCGCCTCCGCCAATATCGAGGAATTCCTTGGGCTGACCGCCCAAGAGGTCATAGGCCGCCCTCTGGACGGCCTGTTCGACGACGAGGCCATTCACACGCTGCGCAATCGCGTGACCATGCTGCGCGGCGTCGATGCGGTAGAGCGGATGTTCCACCACCCGCTGATGCCGGGCCGGCCCCCGTTCGACATCGCCGTTCATGTGTCGGACGGCCGTATCGTCATCGAGGCCCAGCCTTCCAGCGAACTGAGCGGCGACGCCACCAACACCGTCCGCTCCATGATCGCCCGCCTAGATCAGGCGCCGGACCTCATGCGCTTCCTCGACGAGGGCGCGCGCCTTGTCCGCGCCCTGACCGGCATCGACCGCGTCATGATCTATCGCTTCGCCGAGGACGGCTCGGGCGAAGTGGCGGCCGAATCCGCCAAGGCCGGAATCGGCAGCTTTAAGGGCCTTCATTATCCGGCCAGCGACATCCCGCGTCAGGCCAGGGAGCTCTACCGGCGGAACCTGCTGCGCATCATCTGCGACATCGAGGCCGCACCCGTGCCCGTCCTGCCGGCCCGCGACGGCGAGGGGCGTCTGCTGGACCTGTCCCTTTCGGTGCTGCGCAGCGTCTCGCCGATCCACATCGAATATCTGCGCAACATGGACGTGCGCGCCTCCATGTCGATCTCGATCATCGTGGACGACAGGCTGTGGGGGCTGTTCGCCTGCCACCACTACAGCCCGATGGCGCCCAGTTTCGAGCGCCGCTCGGTCTATGAGCTGCTGGCCCAGATGTTCTCGATGCGGCTGGAGAGTCGGGAACGCAAGGAATTGGTCGAGTTCGAACGTCGCGCGCGCGACATCGCCGACCAGCTGCTGGGCGCCGTAGCCTCCGACGACACCCTGTTGAACGATCCGGACTGGCTCAGCGAAATCCTGACCAGCGCCATTCCGGCGGATGGGGTGGGCGTCTGGATCAACGGCAGCCACGCCTTCTCGGGCGTCACGCCCGACGCCGGCACCTTCCGCCGCATCGTCGCCAGACTGACCGAGATCAGCCCCGACCGCGTCTATGGCGCCGACCAGATCAGCCGCCTGGTTCCCGACGCGCCGCCGTCCGAGGCGGCGGGCCTCCTGGCCATTCCGATCTCTCGCGCGGCGCCGAACTTCGTCATCCTGTTCCGACAGGAGCTGATCCGCTCTGTCAGGTGGGGCGGCGATCCGCACAAGCCCGTCGAATACGGCCCCAACGGCCCCCGGCTGACCCCCCGCGCCAGTTTCGAGGAGTGGAAAGAGACGGTCGTGGGCCGGGCGCGCGACTTCTCCGCCTCGGAAAAGCGCGTCGCCGAGACCCTCCGCGCCACGCTGATCGAGGTCGTGCTGCGCATGGCCGACGAGGCCACCATCCAGCGCCAACAGGCGAACGAGCGGCAGGAATTGCTGATCGCCGAACTGAACCACCGGGTCCGCAACATCCTGGGCATCATTCGCGGCCTGATCCGCCAGTCCAAGCCGCACGACAACTCCATCGAGAGCTTCGTCACCATGGTCGACGGCCGAATCCACGCCCTGGCGCGCGCCCATAATCAGATTACGGACGATCACTGGGGACCTGCCCCGCTGCAGGCTCTGATCGACGCCGAAGCCGCCGCCTTCCTGGCCGAGGGGCCGGAACGGATTCGTTCGACCGGCGGCCACGTTCTCCTGAACCCCCAAGCCTATTCGACCATGGCCCTGGTCATCCATGAGCTGGTTACGAACTCGGCCAAATACGGCAGCCTGTCCGACAGCGGACTGGTGGACATCGACTGGCGGTTCAACCCTGCGGGCGATCTTCTGGTCGAATGGCGAGAGCAGGGCGGACCGCCCGTCAGGCCCCCGTCGCGCAAGGGCTTCGGCTCCACCATCATCGACCGTTCGGTGCCCTATGACCTGGGCGGCGAGTCTAGCATCGACTATCCGCCGGAAGGCGTGATCGTGCGCCTGCGCATTCCGGCCCGTCACGTCTCGGAACGCGGGCGCGATCAGGCGCGCAGTATCCGTTTTCCCCGCACCTCGATCGGCCACCCGACCCCGCCCCCCACGACGATCCTGAAGGGGCAGCGCATGCTGCTGGTCGAGGACAGTCTGATCATCGCCATGGACGCCGAAGACGTGCTGAACCGCCTGGGCGCCGCCTCGGTGCTGACCGCCTCCACGGTCGATGCGGCCCTGGACTTCATCGCCGCCTCGCCCCCCACCCTGGCCGTGCTGGACATCAACCTGGGCGACCACACCAGCTATCCGGTCGCCAATCGGCTGAAGGAACTGGGCGTGCCCTTCCTTTTCGCCTCGGGCTATGGCGAGCAGGCCAAGCTGCCGGCGGCCCACGCCGACCGCCCCATACTGCAAAAACCCTATACGCTGGAAAATGTGGCCCGGGCCCTGGACGCTCTGGTCGCCCCGGACGCCGCCGAGGACTGA
- a CDS encoding ChrR family anti-sigma-E factor, producing MSDDRLLAYAAGTLSPPEAVVVAAHLALRPRAAAFARTLQAVGGRMLDDVDPEPLASDALARIMARAETDAGVVQTPRPLNDMPQLPEPLRRYALGPWRWRGPGVRIRDVHAPRDGDCRVILLDIQPGRVMPRHTHGGVELTCVLSGAYAVEDERFDVGDLEEADHETLHQPRVISDEACLCVAALDGQILLDGWLGKVLQPFVKL from the coding sequence GTGTCCGACGACCGTTTGCTGGCCTATGCGGCCGGTACGCTGAGCCCGCCCGAGGCGGTGGTCGTGGCCGCGCACCTTGCGCTGCGGCCGCGTGCGGCGGCCTTCGCTCGCACCTTGCAGGCTGTGGGCGGACGGATGCTGGACGACGTGGACCCCGAACCCCTGGCCTCGGATGCCCTGGCCCGGATCATGGCGCGCGCCGAGACAGACGCCGGCGTGGTCCAGACGCCGCGCCCGCTGAACGACATGCCGCAACTGCCCGAGCCGTTGCGGCGCTACGCCCTGGGGCCCTGGCGCTGGAGGGGGCCAGGCGTGCGCATCCGTGACGTCCACGCGCCCCGCGACGGGGATTGCCGCGTCATACTGCTGGACATCCAGCCCGGCCGCGTCATGCCGCGACACACCCACGGCGGGGTGGAGCTTACCTGCGTCCTGTCCGGCGCCTACGCCGTCGAGGACGAACGGTTCGACGTCGGCGATCTGGAAGAGGCGGATCACGAAACCCTGCACCAGCCGCGCGTGATCTCGGATGAGGCTTGTCTGTGCGTGGCGGCCCTGGACGGTCAGATCCTGCTGGACGGCTGGCTGGGCAAGGTTCTCCAGCCCTTCGTCAAATTGTAG